A part of Leishmania major strain Friedlin complete genome, chromosome 11 genomic DNA contains:
- a CDS encoding putative chromatin binding protein, producing MPVDDLTSAPATVAGPVYTAIAVCGCGHDGRLGIGQDAPSAMSEIALLDDFLPTFASASTVGEVRQVACGAYHTLVLTNTGLYGWGLHEDGQLGLGRPSTASTAAAAVDGALGNAGATAASVPTHVDRPVRIPFAECPGGDGVLDDVSAAIISIHCGANHSFLCSTAGVYVTGRNDCGQLGFGHTDNVYTWTRLCAALPQTTADDNARHTTTASRAASPMMSAPPSACDSVLGGRHARLLYGRLTHISCGTHHTLLAWSDAVVLRAAAPSSPASQQSPANSNDSCELVNYPSLLMACGRGDFGELGYNGDTWAVLQAQAQRQERALRSSLQQQQAHDNANEGRHGATDNAYKFKWKAAAAVKQRRPPFNSAFFELVEGVEHLEESAVRLPTTGAEALLPALLHRGCTAHELAEYVIRQCHESTAADRMCLPPTASARQTGSGVQSRWEVAKVQAMHHHSAVTLRRRHDEGGEQQLVLHWGCYYCSDIEDAAASHPRDAFADVPDASHRDDAGAAAAALRGLCVGIHAGEESLLRYRATRTPSVPASAAALARAEDEKSAASPPCGITPPHVPLLQIMGSGNLGLGTDDSFTRTWTSLAFSDAPVATGGQAMVRSVVGRSHYLIWMHDQRASSPTGHSSAAAAPSHERSTVASSSCVFGFGDNLHGQIGAPALQARDVPGDDVVVAPRPVLRDGNVLRVATAVQQTLRDAAAPPARHRRLAAAKTLESFTSGVEAHYEVVAIRAVEAGARHSVFLVDVRPADAAAASAAPATTSS from the coding sequence GACGGCCGACTCGGCATCGGGCAGGACGCCCCGTCGGCCATGAGCGAGATTGCACTACTAGACGACTTCCTGCCCACCTTCGCTTCCGCTTCCACCGTAGGAGAGGTTCGTCAGGTGGCCTGTGGAGCATATCACACCTTGGTGCTGACGAACACTGGACTCTACGGCTGGGGACTGCATGAGGATGGCCAACTCGGCCTGGGCCGGCCATCCACTGCtagcacagcagcggctgctgtggaCGGCGCTCTCGGCAACGCaggtgcgacggcggcgtcggtgccgaCCCACGTGGATCGACCTGTGCGAATCCCCTTCGCCGAATGTCCAGGTGGGGACGGGGTGTTGGACGACGTGTCCGCGGCCATCATTTCTATCCACTGCGGTGCCAATCACTCTTTTCTCTGCTCGACGGCCGGCGTTTACGTGACAGGTCGGAATGACTGCGGCCAGCTTGGCTTCGGGCACACGGACAATGTGTACACGTGGACTCGACTCTGTGCGGCGCTCCCCCAAACGACTGCTGACGACAATGCAAGGCACACGACTACAGCGTCGCGTGCAGCTTCGCCGATGATGTCGGCCCCACCGAGCGCGTGCGACTCCGTCCTGGGCGGTCGACACGCGCGGCTGCTTTACGGCCGCCTCACGCACatcagctgcggcacccacCACACCCTTCTCGCCTGGAGTGACGCAGTCGTCctgcgcgcggcagcaccatcgAGTCCCGCCTCCCAGCAGTCACCCGCCAACTCCAATGACAGTTGTGAGCTTGTTAACTACCCGTCCTTACTGATGGCATGCGGCCGAGGCGACTTTGGCGAGCTCGGCTACAACGGCGACACCTGGGCAGTGCTGCAGGCCCAAGCTCAGCGGCAggagcgtgcgctgcgctcatccctgcagcagcagcaggcgcacgaCAACGCCAACGAAGGTCGGCACGGCGCCACGGACAACGCCTACAAGTTCAAGTGGAaggctgcggccgccgtcaAGCAGCGCCGTCCCCCCTTCAACTCGGCCTTCTTCGAGCTGGTGGAGGGTGTGGAACATCTGGAGGAAAGTGCGGTGCGGCTTCCTACGACTggtgcggaggcgctgctcccAGCACTGCTTCACCGAGGTTGCACAGCTCATGAGCTGGCAGAGTACGTGATCCGGCAGTGCCATGAGAGCACTGCAGCGGACCGCATGTGTCTCCCACCCACAGCCTCCGCCCGCCAGACTGGCAGCGGTGTGCAAAGTCGATGGGAGGTGGCAAAGGTGCAGGCGATGCATCACCACTCCGCCGtcacgctgcggcggcgccacgacgagggcggggagcagcagctggttcTGCACTGGGGCTGCTACTATTGTTCGGACATCGAggacgcagccgcctccCACCCACGGGACGCCTTTGCCGATGTGCCGGATGCGTCCCACAGGGATGAtgccggtgcggctgccgcggcgctccGTGGCTTGTGTGTAGGAATACATGCCGGAGAGGAAAGCCTGTTGCGCTACAGAGCAACGCGCACCCCCTCAGTGCccgcatcggcagcggcactcgCCCGTGCAGAAGACGAAAAGAGCGCGGCATCACCGCCCTGTGGTATAACCCCTCCACACGTGCCACTGCTGCAAATCatgggcagcggcaaccTTGGGCTCGGCACCGACGACAGTTTCACGCGCACTTGGACGAGTCTGGCTTTCTCGGACGCTCCCGTGGCCACCGGAGGTCAGGCGATGGTGCGTTCGGTGGTGGGCCGCTCGCACTACCTTATCTGGATGCACGACCAGCGGGCGAGCAGCCCCACGGGCCACTcctctgcggcagccgcgccttCGCACGAGAGGTCGACGGTCGCCTCGTCATCGTGTGTCTTCGGCTTTGGCGACAACTTGCACGGACAGATCGGTGCACCTGCGCTACAGGCCAGGGATGTGCCGGGAGATGACGTTGTGGTGGCACCACGGCCTGTTCTGCGAGACGGGAATGTACTGCGCGTCGCTACCGCTGTGCagcagacgctgcgcgacgctgcggctccgcctgcacgccaccgccgcctcgctgcggcAAAGACGCTGGAGTCTTTCACGTCGGGAGTGGAGGCGCATTACGAAGTGGTGGCGATTCGTGCTGTTGAGGCTGGCGCGCGGCACTCCGTCTTCCTCGTCGATGTGCGTCCTGCtgacgcggcagcagcatcagcagcaccagcaaccACGAGCAGCTAG